Proteins from a single region of Nocardiopsis dassonvillei subsp. dassonvillei DSM 43111:
- a CDS encoding Na+/H+ antiporter, protein MSVEEYVVATLVIVVAVIFGRLVAGRLRVPGAVVLVLLGMLLGLVPWLHSLSISPQVILLVFLPPLIYNAAFFSSPKDMRELARPIVVMAVGVTLLTAFGLAGIVHLLMPSVGWPAAIALGAAVAPTDAVAASAILKRVGTPRRVLTLLEGESLINDGVALTLFSLAVTAMVHPLTPEEGLVELVKVVAGGLVYGAVVALAVSWSRTRMRDPSLQLMVVLITPFAAYIPAEMAGFSGVLAAVVAGFYLGTRGEGLLPPRVRVNGQTIWGALVGLLESMLFVVLGLQLDSVVTAVRDQFAFLDLVWVALATTATAVALRMGLMLVVIPLHRIPPFSKLEGADLRERLVVGWSGMRGAVSLAIALSLPAALGGEPFTERGALVFVAGVVVLGTLVGQGMTLPLLLRKLGMAREGARRMEFLRADEQMSCAALSKVDELLREGEVDDRTADSLRAVYTRRVSQVRGLMDAADGRARERVDSGRAVHAQITQARRDALVSMYREGDIDHAVFQEMSRDLDIRDTGAGPYGS, encoded by the coding sequence GTGTCCGTCGAGGAGTACGTGGTCGCCACGCTGGTGATCGTGGTCGCGGTGATCTTCGGCCGACTGGTCGCGGGGCGGCTGCGGGTGCCGGGCGCGGTCGTGCTGGTGCTGCTGGGCATGCTCCTGGGGCTCGTGCCCTGGCTGCACTCGCTGTCGATCTCCCCCCAGGTCATCCTGCTGGTGTTCCTGCCCCCGCTGATCTACAACGCCGCGTTCTTCTCCTCGCCCAAGGACATGCGCGAGCTGGCGCGCCCCATCGTGGTGATGGCGGTGGGGGTGACGCTGCTGACGGCCTTCGGCCTGGCGGGGATCGTCCACCTGCTGATGCCGTCGGTGGGGTGGCCCGCGGCGATCGCCCTGGGCGCCGCCGTCGCGCCGACGGACGCCGTGGCGGCCTCGGCGATCCTCAAGCGGGTGGGCACCCCGCGCCGGGTGCTGACCCTCCTGGAGGGCGAGTCCCTCATCAACGACGGGGTCGCGCTGACCCTGTTCAGCCTGGCCGTGACCGCCATGGTGCACCCGCTCACGCCCGAGGAGGGCCTGGTCGAGCTGGTGAAGGTCGTGGCGGGCGGCCTGGTCTACGGCGCCGTGGTGGCCCTGGCGGTGTCGTGGTCGCGGACCCGCATGCGGGATCCGTCCCTCCAGCTGATGGTCGTGCTGATCACGCCGTTCGCGGCCTACATCCCGGCGGAGATGGCGGGGTTCTCCGGGGTGCTGGCGGCGGTGGTCGCCGGTTTCTACCTGGGCACGCGCGGTGAGGGGCTGCTGCCGCCGCGGGTGCGGGTGAACGGGCAGACGATCTGGGGCGCCCTCGTGGGGCTGTTGGAGTCGATGCTGTTCGTGGTGCTGGGGTTGCAGCTGGACTCGGTGGTCACGGCGGTGCGGGACCAGTTCGCCTTCCTGGACCTGGTGTGGGTGGCGCTGGCGACGACGGCCACGGCGGTCGCCCTGCGCATGGGGCTGATGCTGGTGGTGATCCCGCTGCACCGGATCCCGCCGTTCTCGAAACTGGAGGGCGCCGACCTGCGGGAGCGGTTGGTCGTCGGGTGGAGCGGGATGCGCGGGGCGGTGTCGCTGGCGATAGCCCTGTCCCTGCCCGCTGCGCTGGGCGGCGAGCCGTTCACCGAGCGGGGCGCGCTGGTGTTCGTGGCGGGGGTCGTGGTGCTCGGGACGCTGGTGGGGCAGGGGATGACGCTGCCACTGCTGCTGCGCAAGCTGGGCATGGCGCGCGAGGGCGCGCGGCGGATGGAGTTCCTGCGGGCGGACGAGCAGATGAGCTGCGCGGCGCTGAGCAAGGTGGACGAGCTGCTGCGGGAGGGCGAGGTGGACGACCGCACCGCCGACTCGCTGCGCGCGGTGTACACGCGGCGCGTCTCGCAGGTGCGGGGGCTGATGGACGCCGCGGACGGGCGGGCGCGTGAACGGGTGGACAGCGGCAGGGCCGTGCACGCGCAGATCACGCAGGCGCGCAGGGACGCGCTGGTGTCGATGTACCGGGAGGGCGACATCGACCACGCCGTGTTCCAGGAGATGAGCCGGGACCTGGACATCCGGGACACGGGGGCGGGTCCGTACGGTTCGTGA
- a CDS encoding glycosyl hydrolase family 18 protein yields MPEHRLRKAPRAAKAALTGALALLTAGLLAGFSQLSPAPAEVETVSDSDSAQVQQTGQWLTGYWHNFNNGSTVMPLSEIPSEYNLVAVAFADNHPTLDGGITFNLASGELGGYTDQQFRDDIAAIQAEGRKVIISVGGERGHVDVTNATQAGNFADTVYQLMQDYGFDGVDIDLEHGINAQYMSQALHDLSGRAGSDLIITMAPQTIDFQSPDREYYKLASDISDILTIVNMQYYNSGSMLGCDDQVYHQGTPDFVAALACIQLEMGLSPDQVGLGLPAVQSAAGGGYMAPGQVVRALDCLEAGTDCGSFSPAAPYGPIGGVMTWSINWDATSGYAFAETISAGLATGPGNGGGPTEEPTEEPTEQPGDCTAAAWTADSVYTGGDVVSHEGSEYRAQWWTRGEEPGTTGEWGVWRLVGTC; encoded by the coding sequence ATGCCCGAACACCGCCTCAGGAAGGCCCCCAGGGCCGCGAAGGCCGCGCTGACCGGCGCCCTCGCCCTCCTGACCGCCGGACTCCTCGCCGGTTTCAGCCAGCTCTCCCCCGCTCCCGCCGAGGTCGAGACCGTGTCCGACAGCGACTCAGCCCAGGTCCAGCAGACCGGCCAGTGGCTCACCGGGTACTGGCACAACTTCAACAACGGCTCCACCGTGATGCCGCTGTCGGAGATCCCCTCCGAGTACAACCTGGTGGCCGTCGCCTTCGCCGACAACCACCCCACCCTCGACGGCGGAATCACGTTCAACCTGGCCAGCGGCGAGCTGGGCGGCTACACCGACCAGCAGTTCCGCGACGACATCGCGGCCATCCAGGCCGAGGGCCGCAAGGTCATCATCTCCGTGGGCGGCGAGCGCGGCCACGTGGACGTCACCAACGCCACCCAGGCGGGCAACTTCGCCGACACCGTGTACCAGCTGATGCAGGACTACGGCTTCGACGGGGTCGACATCGACCTGGAGCACGGCATCAACGCGCAGTACATGTCCCAGGCCCTGCACGACCTGAGCGGCCGGGCCGGGTCGGACCTGATCATCACGATGGCGCCGCAGACCATCGACTTCCAGAGCCCCGACCGGGAGTACTACAAGCTGGCGTCGGACATCTCCGACATCCTCACCATCGTCAACATGCAGTACTACAACTCCGGCTCGATGCTGGGGTGCGACGACCAGGTGTACCACCAGGGCACCCCGGATTTCGTCGCCGCGCTGGCCTGCATCCAGCTGGAGATGGGGCTGAGCCCGGACCAGGTGGGCCTCGGGCTGCCCGCCGTGCAGTCCGCCGCCGGGGGCGGGTACATGGCGCCCGGCCAGGTCGTGCGCGCCCTGGACTGCCTGGAGGCCGGGACCGACTGCGGCTCCTTCTCCCCCGCCGCCCCGTACGGCCCCATCGGCGGTGTGATGACCTGGTCCATCAACTGGGACGCCACCAGCGGCTACGCCTTCGCCGAGACCATCTCGGCGGGCCTGGCCACCGGCCCCGGCAACGGCGGCGGGCCCACCGAGGAGCCGACCGAGGAGCCCACCGAGCAGCCCGGCGACTGCACCGCCGCGGCCTGGACGGCCGACAGCGTCTACACCGGCGGCGACGTGGTCTCCCACGAGGGCTCGGAGTACCGCGCCCAGTGGTGGACCCGCGGCGAGGAGCCGGGCACCACCGGCGAGTGGGGCGTCTGGAGGCTCGTCGGCACCTGCTGA
- a CDS encoding bifunctional FO biosynthesis protein CofGH: MSGANDPAPVPSPTPSAMRRALARARDGKTLDVTEAEVLLHARGEDLDILLEHAGRVRDAGLEAAGRPGVVTYSRKVFVPLTRLCRDRCHYCTFATVPGRLDAPFLSPDEVLDIARRGAGMGCKEALFTLGDRPEDRWKQAAEWLNAHGYDDTLSYVRAMAIMVLEETGLLPHLNPGVLTWADLQRLKPVAPSMGMMLETTSTRLFTEKGQAHYGSPDKDPAVRLRVLEDAGRSSVPFTTGILLGIGENTAERAESIFAMRGASRRYGGVQEVIVQNFRAKPATAMMHRPDAEREEMAAAIAVTRLVMGPRAHVQAPPNLIGAEHGGVDEYGLMLRAGIDDWGGVSPLTPDHVNPERPWPQIDDLAARTAAHGFALRERLTVYPEYVLAGEPWLDPRVAGHVAALADPETGLAREDAPVVGRPWQEPEAVLVSSGRTDLHTGIDAEGRTADRRGDFDAVYGDWDELRSGVDREGAVPRRFDPDIAAALRSAESDPAGLSDDAALALLHADGAELEALTDLADRVRRDAVGDDVTYVVTRNINFTNVCYTGCRFCAFAQRRTDADAYTLSLEQVADRAEEAWKAGATEVCMQGGIHPDLPGTAYFDIAAAVRERVPDMHVHAFSPMEVVNGAARTNLPVREWLLRAREAGLGSVPGTAAEILDDEVRWILTKGKLPAAEWIDVITSAHDLGIPTTSTMMYGHVDSPRHWVAHIKLLRSLQERSVERNGRRGFTEFVLLPFVHTNAPIYLAGLARTGPTVRENRAVHALARLLLHGHIDNIQCSWVKLAEDTCRQLLSGGVNDVGGTLMEETISRMAGSGQGSFKTISDIRALVEPTGRPVRQRTTTYGPVPQERQRAAEASDGVAPSVRRPSLPLV; encoded by the coding sequence ATGAGTGGTGCGAACGACCCGGCCCCCGTCCCCTCCCCGACCCCGTCCGCCATGCGCAGGGCCCTGGCCCGCGCCCGGGACGGCAAGACCCTCGACGTCACCGAGGCAGAGGTACTCCTGCACGCCAGGGGCGAGGACCTGGACATCCTCCTCGAACACGCCGGAAGGGTGCGCGACGCCGGGCTGGAGGCCGCGGGCCGCCCCGGGGTCGTCACCTACAGCCGCAAGGTGTTCGTCCCCCTGACCCGCCTGTGCCGCGACCGCTGCCACTACTGCACGTTCGCCACGGTGCCCGGCCGCCTCGACGCCCCGTTCCTGTCGCCCGACGAGGTCCTGGACATCGCCCGGCGGGGCGCCGGGATGGGCTGCAAGGAGGCCCTGTTCACGCTCGGCGACCGGCCCGAGGACCGCTGGAAGCAGGCCGCCGAGTGGCTCAACGCCCACGGCTACGACGACACCCTGTCCTACGTGCGGGCCATGGCCATCATGGTGCTGGAGGAGACCGGCCTGCTCCCGCACCTGAACCCGGGCGTGCTCACCTGGGCCGACCTCCAGCGCCTCAAGCCCGTCGCCCCCTCCATGGGGATGATGCTGGAGACCACCTCCACCCGGCTGTTCACCGAGAAGGGCCAGGCCCACTACGGCAGCCCGGACAAGGACCCGGCGGTACGGCTGCGCGTGCTGGAGGACGCCGGGCGCTCCAGCGTCCCCTTCACCACCGGCATCCTCCTGGGCATCGGTGAGAACACCGCCGAGCGCGCCGAGTCGATCTTCGCGATGCGCGGCGCCTCGCGGCGCTACGGCGGCGTCCAGGAGGTCATCGTGCAGAACTTCCGCGCCAAGCCCGCGACCGCGATGATGCACCGGCCCGACGCCGAACGCGAGGAGATGGCCGCCGCCATCGCCGTCACCCGCCTGGTCATGGGGCCCAGGGCGCACGTGCAGGCGCCGCCCAACCTCATCGGCGCCGAGCACGGGGGCGTGGACGAGTACGGGCTGATGCTGCGCGCGGGGATCGACGACTGGGGCGGGGTCTCCCCGCTCACCCCCGACCACGTCAACCCGGAGCGGCCCTGGCCGCAGATCGACGACCTCGCCGCGCGCACCGCCGCCCACGGCTTCGCCCTGCGCGAGCGGCTCACCGTCTACCCCGAGTACGTCCTGGCCGGGGAGCCCTGGCTGGACCCGCGCGTGGCCGGGCACGTGGCCGCCCTCGCCGACCCCGAGACCGGCCTGGCCCGCGAGGACGCGCCCGTGGTGGGCCGCCCCTGGCAGGAGCCCGAGGCGGTGCTGGTCTCCTCCGGCCGCACCGACCTGCACACGGGGATCGACGCCGAGGGGCGCACCGCCGACCGCCGCGGCGACTTCGACGCCGTCTACGGGGACTGGGACGAGCTGCGCTCCGGCGTGGACCGCGAGGGGGCCGTGCCGCGCAGGTTCGACCCCGACATCGCGGCGGCCCTGCGCAGCGCCGAGTCCGACCCCGCGGGGCTGTCCGACGACGCGGCGCTCGCCCTGCTGCACGCCGACGGGGCCGAGCTGGAGGCGCTGACCGACCTGGCCGACCGGGTGCGCCGGGACGCGGTCGGCGACGACGTCACCTACGTCGTGACCAGGAACATCAACTTCACCAACGTCTGCTACACCGGCTGCCGCTTCTGCGCGTTCGCCCAGCGCCGCACCGACGCCGACGCCTACACGCTCTCCCTGGAGCAGGTCGCCGACCGCGCCGAGGAGGCCTGGAAGGCCGGGGCGACCGAGGTGTGCATGCAGGGCGGCATCCACCCGGACCTGCCCGGCACCGCCTACTTCGACATCGCCGCCGCCGTGCGCGAGCGCGTCCCGGACATGCACGTCCACGCGTTCAGCCCGATGGAGGTGGTCAACGGGGCGGCGCGCACCAACCTGCCGGTCCGCGAGTGGCTGCTGCGCGCCCGCGAGGCCGGGCTCGGCTCCGTGCCGGGCACCGCCGCCGAGATCCTCGACGACGAGGTCCGCTGGATCCTCACCAAGGGCAAGCTGCCCGCGGCCGAGTGGATCGACGTCATCACGTCCGCGCACGACCTGGGCATCCCCACCACGTCCACGATGATGTACGGGCACGTGGACTCGCCCAGGCACTGGGTGGCGCACATCAAGCTGCTGCGCTCCCTCCAGGAGCGGTCGGTGGAGCGCAACGGCCGCCGGGGGTTCACCGAGTTCGTCCTGCTGCCGTTCGTGCACACCAACGCGCCCATCTACCTGGCCGGGCTGGCCCGCACCGGGCCGACGGTCCGGGAGAACCGCGCCGTGCACGCCCTGGCCCGCCTGCTGCTGCACGGGCACATCGACAACATCCAGTGCTCGTGGGTCAAGCTCGCCGAGGACACCTGCCGCCAGCTGCTCTCGGGCGGGGTGAACGACGTCGGCGGCACCCTGATGGAGGAGACCATCAGCCGGATGGCCGGGTCGGGCCAGGGGTCGTTCAAGACCATCAGCGACATCCGCGCCCTGGTCGAGCCGACGGGCCGCCCCGTCCGCCAGCGCACCACGACCTACGGTCCGGTGCCGCAGGAGCGCCAGCGCGCGGCCGAGGCCAGCGACGGCGTGGCCCCCAGCGTCCGGCGCCCCTCGCTGCCGCTGGTCTAG
- a CDS encoding lysylphosphatidylglycerol synthase transmembrane domain-containing protein — protein sequence MLSRLRSSPWVRLALLLVVCVCVGLALRANWAQARDAAAALPLWVLPAAALTGMAGLTAQMLAWRALLAGMGSPLPRRTAARVMFVGQLGKYLPGSVWAFVAQVELARDWNVPRTRGAAATLLAVGVTVAAGLAVAAVALPLSSAEAARRWWWALALAPVLLAALHPRVVGWGIRLAARPFARFREVAEAGPLDVRGRSMAAAVGWTLVAWVPLGLHVWLLTWAVGGEALRSLGPAVGAYALAWTLGLLVVFAPAGLGVREAVLVVALSPVVDAGAALVVAVLSRLVMTVADVAWAGLSVLLSRRAVPGPEAVPGPRP from the coding sequence GTGCTGAGTCGGCTGCGCAGTAGCCCGTGGGTGCGGTTGGCGCTGTTGCTGGTGGTGTGCGTGTGCGTGGGACTGGCCCTGCGCGCGAACTGGGCACAGGCCCGGGACGCCGCGGCGGCGCTGCCCCTGTGGGTGCTGCCCGCGGCGGCGCTGACGGGCATGGCGGGGCTCACCGCGCAGATGCTCGCCTGGCGTGCGCTGCTGGCCGGGATGGGCTCCCCCCTGCCCCGCCGCACGGCGGCCCGCGTCATGTTCGTGGGACAGCTCGGCAAGTACCTGCCGGGTTCGGTGTGGGCCTTCGTGGCCCAGGTGGAGCTGGCCCGGGACTGGAACGTGCCGCGCACGCGCGGTGCGGCGGCGACCCTGCTCGCGGTGGGGGTGACGGTCGCGGCCGGTCTGGCGGTCGCGGCGGTGGCCCTGCCGCTGTCGTCGGCGGAGGCTGCCCGCCGCTGGTGGTGGGCGCTGGCGCTGGCGCCCGTGCTGCTCGCCGCGCTGCACCCGCGCGTGGTCGGCTGGGGGATCCGGCTGGCGGCCCGCCCCTTCGCCCGGTTCCGCGAGGTCGCCGAGGCCGGGCCCCTGGACGTGCGCGGGAGGTCCATGGCCGCGGCCGTGGGGTGGACCCTGGTGGCGTGGGTGCCCCTGGGCCTGCACGTGTGGCTGCTGACCTGGGCGGTGGGCGGCGAGGCGCTGCGGTCGCTCGGTCCGGCGGTGGGCGCCTACGCGCTGGCGTGGACGCTGGGGCTGCTGGTGGTGTTCGCCCCGGCGGGCCTGGGGGTGCGCGAGGCGGTGCTGGTGGTGGCGCTGTCACCGGTGGTGGACGCCGGGGCCGCGCTAGTGGTGGCGGTGCTGTCGCGGCTGGTGATGACCGTGGCGGACGTGGCCTGGGCGGGGTTGTCGGTGCTGCTGTCCCGGCGTGCCGTGCCGGGACCGGAGGCCGTGCCCGGACCGCGTCCCTGA
- a CDS encoding glycosyltransferase family 4 protein, whose translation MSPAARVALVGPAHPYKGGGARHTTELAHRLSALGHPTAVESWRAQYPAALYPGQQTIEVPEGEPYPGTRHELAWYRPDGWWRTGRRLAREADLVVLTLFSPVQVPAYLGVLAGVRSVRRSGGARVVALCHNVLPHERRAVDVSLVRALLRRVDGVVAHSPEQARLAEGLGGPGARRPVVAQMPPHLPETGGAVAPAPGERRHLLFLGIVRPYKGVDLLLRALADGAPGDVALTVAGEFWGGTAELEELAAGLGIADRVRLRDGYVPAAELPELFASADAVVLPYRTATATQNVWLAHEHGIPVVATRAGTLPDHVREGVDGLLCAPGDAADLARALGEFYAPGEPERLRAGVRPVETEPYWRAYTERLLGA comes from the coding sequence GTGAGCCCGGCGGCGCGGGTGGCCCTGGTCGGGCCCGCCCACCCCTACAAGGGCGGCGGCGCCCGGCACACCACCGAGCTGGCGCACCGGCTGAGCGCGCTGGGCCACCCCACGGCCGTGGAGTCCTGGCGGGCGCAGTACCCGGCCGCCCTCTACCCCGGACAGCAGACCATCGAGGTCCCCGAGGGCGAGCCCTACCCCGGCACCCGCCACGAGCTGGCCTGGTACCGGCCGGACGGGTGGTGGCGGACGGGGCGGCGCCTGGCCCGCGAGGCCGACCTGGTGGTGCTCACCCTGTTCTCCCCGGTGCAGGTGCCCGCCTACCTCGGCGTCCTCGCCGGGGTGCGCTCCGTGCGGCGTTCCGGGGGCGCGCGGGTGGTGGCGCTGTGCCACAACGTGCTGCCCCACGAACGGCGTGCCGTGGACGTGTCCCTCGTGCGGGCCCTGCTGCGGCGGGTGGACGGCGTGGTCGCCCACTCGCCCGAGCAGGCGCGCCTGGCCGAGGGGCTCGGGGGCCCCGGGGCGCGGCGGCCCGTGGTCGCCCAGATGCCCCCGCACCTGCCCGAGACCGGCGGCGCGGTCGCCCCGGCGCCGGGGGAGCGGCGGCACCTGCTCTTCCTGGGCATCGTCCGCCCCTACAAGGGGGTGGACCTGCTGCTGCGCGCCCTGGCCGACGGAGCGCCCGGGGACGTGGCGCTCACCGTGGCCGGGGAGTTCTGGGGCGGCACAGCGGAGCTGGAGGAACTGGCCGCCGGGCTGGGGATCGCCGACCGGGTGCGGCTGCGGGACGGGTACGTCCCCGCCGCCGAGCTGCCGGAGCTGTTCGCCTCGGCCGACGCGGTGGTGCTGCCCTACCGCACCGCCACCGCCACCCAGAACGTGTGGCTGGCGCACGAGCACGGGATTCCGGTGGTGGCCACCCGGGCCGGGACCCTCCCCGACCACGTGCGCGAGGGGGTCGACGGCCTGCTGTGCGCGCCGGGCGACGCCGCCGACCTGGCCCGCGCGCTGGGGGAGTTCTACGCGCCGGGGGAGCCCGAGCGGCTGCGCGCCGGGGTCCGCCCGGTGGAGACCGAGCCGTACTGGCGGGCCTACACCGAGCGGTTGCTCGGGGCCTGA
- a CDS encoding glycosyltransferase family 2 protein, translating to MSHRNDDAPRQHGEDQPVRVTIVLPCYNEETHVVDEVKRICGAMDASVYSYELLAVDDASTDATLARLREVEPLYPHMRVIAFGHNGGSGTVRRIGSQRARGEFVVWTDADMSYPNERIPELVGMLEEDPETDQVVGARTQEMGSHKALRVPAKWVIRKIAERLTNTRIPDLNSGLRVFRREVARPYLRLLPPGFSCVTTITLAFLSNQHPVRYVPIEYAKRAGTSKFHFVGDAYRYILQVLRMVMYFNPLKVLMPPSLVLLGVGAAKFVFDQVRNPLYIPNNTVMILMTGLIIAAIALLADLIVRSRESA from the coding sequence ATGAGCCACAGAAACGACGACGCACCCAGGCAGCACGGCGAGGACCAGCCGGTCCGCGTCACCATCGTGCTCCCCTGCTACAACGAGGAGACCCACGTCGTCGACGAGGTCAAACGGATCTGCGGCGCCATGGACGCCTCCGTGTACTCCTACGAGCTGCTGGCCGTGGACGACGCCTCCACCGACGCGACCCTGGCCCGGCTGCGCGAGGTGGAGCCCCTCTACCCGCACATGCGCGTCATCGCGTTCGGGCACAACGGCGGGTCGGGCACCGTCCGCCGGATCGGCAGCCAGCGGGCCCGCGGCGAGTTCGTCGTGTGGACCGACGCCGACATGAGCTACCCCAACGAGCGCATCCCCGAGCTGGTCGGCATGCTGGAGGAGGATCCCGAGACCGACCAGGTCGTGGGCGCGCGCACGCAGGAGATGGGCAGCCACAAGGCCCTGCGGGTGCCCGCCAAGTGGGTCATCCGCAAGATCGCCGAACGCCTCACCAACACCCGCATCCCCGACCTCAACTCGGGGCTGCGCGTGTTCCGCCGCGAGGTCGCCCGTCCCTACCTGCGGCTGCTGCCGCCCGGGTTCTCCTGCGTCACCACCATCACGCTGGCCTTCCTGTCCAACCAGCACCCGGTCAGGTACGTGCCGATCGAGTACGCCAAGCGCGCGGGCACGTCCAAGTTCCACTTCGTGGGCGACGCCTACCGCTACATCCTCCAGGTGCTGCGCATGGTGATGTACTTCAACCCGCTCAAGGTGCTCATGCCGCCCTCCCTGGTGCTGCTGGGGGTCGGCGCCGCCAAGTTCGTCTTCGACCAGGTGCGCAACCCGCTCTACATCCCCAACAACACCGTCATGATCCTCATGACGGGGCTGATCATCGCGGCGATCGCCCTGCTGGCCGACCTCATCGTGCGCTCCAGGGAGAGCGCGTGA
- a CDS encoding TIGR03089 family protein: protein MSETPAQLWRALVSDDPSRPFVTSYDASGGRVELSRATFDNWVSKTANMLVDGLGAQPDDRVVLALPVHWQSLVWLVSCWSVGAVAEFARPGADLPEGAQVAVADADRLEAALDSGAEEVVGTSLHPLGLPLAEVPPMVLDYSVEVRGHGDHFSPYPVDPGAPALRGPGVRTGAELTAGGRDRARRWELDAGDRVALFAEPDAPLTLLGEGAELLLAPVAAGAPLVLTPLGSAGPDEVLRRTGMEKVTVAVRGAEGAGGAALPDGAPFRTVGLS from the coding sequence ATGTCCGAAACTCCCGCGCAGCTGTGGCGCGCCCTGGTCTCCGACGACCCGTCCCGACCCTTCGTGACCTCCTACGACGCCTCGGGCGGCCGGGTGGAGCTGTCGCGCGCCACCTTCGACAACTGGGTGTCCAAGACCGCGAACATGCTGGTGGACGGCTTGGGGGCGCAGCCGGACGACCGGGTGGTGCTGGCCCTGCCGGTGCACTGGCAGTCGCTGGTGTGGCTGGTCTCGTGCTGGTCGGTGGGGGCCGTGGCGGAGTTCGCGCGGCCCGGCGCGGACCTGCCCGAGGGCGCCCAGGTCGCCGTGGCCGACGCCGACCGCCTGGAGGCCGCCCTGGACAGCGGAGCCGAGGAGGTGGTGGGCACGTCCCTGCACCCGCTGGGGCTGCCGCTGGCCGAGGTGCCGCCCATGGTGCTCGACTACTCGGTGGAGGTGCGCGGGCACGGCGACCACTTCTCGCCCTACCCCGTGGACCCGGGGGCGCCCGCTCTGCGCGGCCCCGGCGTCCGGACCGGCGCGGAGCTGACCGCCGGGGGCCGCGACCGGGCGCGGCGGTGGGAGCTGGACGCCGGGGACCGGGTGGCGCTGTTCGCCGAACCCGACGCCCCGCTGACCCTGCTCGGGGAGGGCGCGGAGCTGCTGCTGGCCCCGGTCGCGGCGGGCGCGCCGCTCGTCCTGACGCCGCTGGGCTCCGCGGGCCCGGACGAGGTGCTGCGCAGGACCGGCATGGAGAAGGTCACCGTGGCGGTGCGCGGGGCGGAGGGGGCCGGTGGCGCGGCGCTGCCGGACGGGGCCCCCTTCCGGACGGTGGGGCTCTCCTAG
- a CDS encoding amidohydrolase has translation MDIAITSGYVVPVDGDPIDGGTVLISDGRIAAVGADVTVPEGATVVDASGKWVLPGFVEAHGHIGIDEEGVGWAGDDTNEMTDPNGARMRALDAINPADRGFADALSGGVTSSVVKPGSGNPIGGQTVAIKCWGRSMEDRLIRHPASVKSALGENPKRVYGNKDKLPSTRQGVAAVIRDAFTRAQDYRARREHAASEGTPFERDTTLEVLVRVLDGELPWCQHTHRADDIHTAMRLSDEFGYRLIINHCTEGHLLADEIAARGIPVITGPLMTSRSKVEVNNKTLANPGILDRAGVKVALTTDHPVVPIEFLVHQATLCVKEGMDPRSAIRALTVNPAEIMGISDRVGSLKPGLDADVVVWSGDPLDVMSRALRVFVEGREVYTYDEATRERTVLDAYYREG, from the coding sequence ATGGATATCGCGATCACATCCGGATACGTCGTTCCCGTCGACGGAGACCCCATCGACGGGGGCACCGTCCTCATCTCCGACGGCCGGATCGCCGCCGTCGGCGCCGACGTCACGGTCCCCGAGGGGGCCACCGTCGTCGACGCCTCCGGCAAGTGGGTGCTCCCCGGCTTCGTGGAGGCCCACGGCCACATCGGCATCGACGAGGAGGGCGTCGGCTGGGCCGGTGACGACACCAACGAGATGACCGACCCCAACGGCGCCCGCATGCGCGCGCTGGACGCCATCAACCCCGCCGACCGCGGCTTCGCCGACGCCCTGTCCGGAGGCGTCACCAGCTCGGTCGTCAAGCCCGGTTCGGGCAATCCCATCGGCGGCCAGACCGTGGCGATCAAGTGCTGGGGCCGCAGCATGGAGGACCGCCTGATCCGGCACCCGGCCAGCGTCAAGAGCGCCCTGGGCGAGAACCCCAAGCGGGTCTACGGCAACAAGGACAAGCTGCCCTCCACCCGCCAGGGCGTGGCCGCCGTCATCCGCGACGCCTTCACCAGGGCCCAGGACTACCGGGCCAGGCGCGAGCACGCGGCCTCGGAGGGCACCCCGTTCGAGCGGGACACCACCCTGGAGGTGCTGGTCCGGGTCCTGGACGGCGAACTCCCCTGGTGCCAGCACACGCACCGCGCCGACGACATCCACACCGCGATGCGCCTGTCCGACGAGTTCGGCTACCGGCTGATCATCAACCACTGCACCGAGGGCCACCTGCTGGCCGACGAGATCGCCGCGCGCGGCATCCCCGTCATCACCGGTCCGCTCATGACCAGCCGCTCCAAGGTCGAGGTCAACAACAAGACCCTGGCCAACCCCGGCATCCTCGACCGGGCGGGCGTCAAGGTCGCCCTGACCACCGACCACCCGGTCGTCCCGATCGAGTTCCTGGTCCACCAGGCCACCCTGTGCGTCAAGGAGGGCATGGACCCGCGCTCCGCGATCCGCGCCCTCACGGTCAACCCCGCCGAGATCATGGGCATCTCCGACCGGGTCGGCTCCCTCAAGCCGGGCCTGGACGCCGACGTGGTCGTGTGGTCGGGCGACCCGCTGGACGTGATGAGCCGCGCCCTGCGCGTGTTCGTCGAGGGCCGCGAGGTCTACACCTACGACGAGGCCACACGCGAGCGCACCGTGCTCGACGCCTACTACCGCGAGGGGTGA